A genomic segment from Halomonas sp. GD1P12 encodes:
- a CDS encoding Re/Si-specific NAD(P)(+) transhydrogenase subunit alpha gives MKIGALKESSRGEARVALTPESAGQIQKLGHECLIETGAGVAAGFDDQVYRDAGVTVVDTAQAIFEAAEVVIKVREPSDEEAERLREGQTLISFFWPAQNEAMLEKCRAKGATVIAMDMVPRISRAQKMDALSSMANIAGYRAVIEAGNNFGRFFTGQVTAAGKVPPAKVLVIGAGVAGLAAIGTATSLGAVVRAFDVRPEVSEQIESMGAEFLFLDFDNAQDGSESGGYAAPSSPEFREKQLECFREQASDVDIVITTALIPGRPAPKLWLEDMVAAMKPGSVVIDLAAEKGGNCDLTKPDERVVSDNGVIVVGYTDFPSRMATQSSLLYATNIRHMLTDLTPEKDGVIDHNMDDDVIRGATVTHQNDVTFPPPPPKVKAIGASKPKPKEKEPTAEEKKALETAAFKSQTKRQVTLLAVGGALMLLLGQVAPASFMQHFIVFVLACFIGFQVIWKVSHSLHTPLMAVTNAISGIIILGAVLQIGSGSAIVTLMAAISVLIATINIVGGFLVTRRMLAMFQKS, from the coding sequence GTGAAAATAGGCGCACTAAAAGAGAGCAGCCGGGGCGAGGCGCGGGTCGCGCTCACCCCGGAGAGCGCGGGGCAGATTCAAAAGCTGGGCCACGAGTGCCTGATCGAGACCGGGGCCGGTGTGGCCGCAGGCTTCGACGATCAGGTTTACCGCGACGCCGGGGTGACGGTGGTCGACACCGCCCAAGCGATTTTCGAGGCCGCCGAGGTCGTGATCAAGGTGCGCGAGCCTTCTGATGAGGAGGCCGAGCGCCTGCGCGAGGGCCAGACGTTGATTTCCTTCTTCTGGCCGGCCCAGAACGAGGCGATGCTCGAGAAGTGCCGCGCCAAGGGCGCGACGGTCATCGCCATGGACATGGTGCCGCGGATCTCGCGGGCGCAGAAGATGGACGCGCTCTCGTCGATGGCCAACATCGCCGGCTACCGCGCGGTGATCGAGGCGGGCAACAACTTCGGGCGCTTCTTCACAGGCCAGGTGACCGCCGCGGGCAAGGTGCCGCCGGCCAAGGTGCTGGTGATCGGCGCCGGCGTGGCCGGGCTTGCTGCCATCGGCACCGCCACGAGTCTGGGTGCCGTGGTACGCGCCTTTGACGTGCGCCCGGAAGTCTCCGAGCAGATCGAATCGATGGGGGCGGAGTTTCTGTTTCTCGACTTCGACAACGCCCAGGACGGTTCGGAAAGCGGCGGCTACGCTGCGCCCTCGAGCCCGGAATTTCGCGAGAAGCAGCTCGAGTGCTTCCGCGAGCAGGCATCCGATGTCGACATCGTCATCACCACCGCGCTGATTCCCGGCAGGCCTGCGCCGAAGCTCTGGCTCGAGGACATGGTCGCGGCCATGAAGCCGGGCTCGGTAGTCATCGATCTCGCCGCCGAGAAGGGCGGCAACTGCGATCTGACGAAGCCCGATGAGCGGGTGGTGTCTGATAACGGCGTGATCGTGGTCGGCTACACCGATTTTCCCTCGCGCATGGCCACACAGTCATCGCTTTTGTACGCCACCAACATTCGCCACATGCTGACCGACCTGACGCCTGAAAAGGACGGCGTGATCGATCACAACATGGACGATGACGTCATTCGCGGGGCTACGGTCACGCACCAGAATGACGTCACCTTCCCGCCGCCGCCGCCGAAGGTGAAAGCGATCGGCGCGTCCAAGCCCAAGCCAAAGGAGAAAGAGCCCACCGCCGAGGAGAAGAAGGCTCTAGAGACCGCCGCCTTCAAATCCCAGACCAAACGCCAGGTCACGCTTCTGGCCGTGGGCGGGGCACTGATGCTGCTGCTCGGCCAGGTCGCACCGGCCTCGTTCATGCAGCACTTTATCGTCTTCGTGCTGGCGTGCTTCATCGGCTTCCAGGTGATCTGGAAAGTGAGCCACTCGCTGCACACGCCCCTGATGGCGGTGACCAACGCGATTTCCGGCATCATCATTTTGGGGGCGGTGCTGCAGATCGGTTCGGGCAGCGCGATCGTCACGCTCATGGCGGCGATCTCGGTGCTGATCGCGACCATCAACATCGTGGGGGGCTTTCTGGTGACACGCCGGATGCTCGCCATGTTCCAGAAGTCCTGA